One segment of Kogia breviceps isolate mKogBre1 chromosome 14, mKogBre1 haplotype 1, whole genome shotgun sequence DNA contains the following:
- the WDR90 gene encoding WD repeat-containing protein 90 isoform X8: MARVWQQPFLNVFRHFKVDEWKRSSKEGDVAVVTDKTLKCTVYRVRGPVSAGNYIQLPKTSTQSLGLTGRYLYVLFRPLAAKHFVIHLDLCTEDSQVIRVSFSNFFKEFKSTATWLQFPFICETGTPRKGVGSPGARWTCLQLDLHDILLVYLNRRYNHLKSIRLCASLLVRNLYTSDLCFDPAVTVAEARHAKLPITPIPREMAFPLSKGESWHDHYVHIRFPSDSSKTPSEAFQKSCSPSEAVLAGPVPRLLPHPAAFSKPVQDSLALMVQKHGPTASRQAPSVPRPLPEVSMSSEHSDVSSVGRPSGRSQEPLAWVEPTDKHVASDSLHVSVHQTTMEPTTPEDASPQESLGRKQNQQEVALGNNRFQQRSFLPDPVLRLKGVIGFGGHSTKWALWTRDGAAVVYPCHAVIVVLCVNTREQRLFLGHTDKVSTLALDGSGSLLASAQARPHSMLRLWDFQTGECLSLFQSPVHTVCSLSFSDSGEVLCGVGKDRHGRMTVVVWGTAQVGRGGEAVILTKVHSDVDIQAFEVAFFDETRMASCGRGSVRLWRLRGGGLRSCPVDLGEHHALEFTDLAFRQAQDSHTLYVCSRSGHILEIDHQHMSVRRARCLLPTQTPGGPLPQKQTFSSGPGIAISSLSVSQAKCAVGSEDGYLRLWALDFSSVLLEAEHEGPISSVRISPDGLRVLSTTSSGHLGFLDILSQEYSMLVRSHAAPVLALATECSRGQLATVSQDHTVRIWDLATLQQLYDFASLEEAPCAVAFHPTQPTFFCGFSSGAVRSFSLETTEILVEHRCHRGAITSLAASPNGSFLFSSCSRGSLAQYHSGVPRCRILRVAANVVCQEACPSPSALVVSGDSRLLAFVGPSKYTVTVMDTTSLDELLRVDISTLDLAGSRLDSAVAVCFGPAPPGHLLVSTSSNMVAVLDATSGRLVRELSCVPPAACSVLALSGDGRFLLTAAHRAIKVWDYSAQAGPGCQVYIGHSEPVRAVAFTPGQQQLLSVGDAIFLWDVLAPSEKSPPGSVQGSPGAPPTCEAGLGTRQLEDMVSGANGLPRQQVPMPSQVSPPWLDICARPPKDHDGAFSMSDESRGPEGLRQASGLPVLVQKEAGRAGDGARGVKGSPWDLGRPLHPRGWPNACSTGRARAQPPTRPDSYRHFTARYKASLLAKGLSFPAVGDERLHLKAVMGYNGNGRANLVWRPDTGFFAYTCGRLVVVEDLHSGVQQHWLGHTEEISTLALSHDAQVLASASGRSSTASRCQIRVWDVPGGSCRQLLSHHDTAVQALAFSPDDRLLVTLGDYGDRTLALWSTATYELVSSTCLPEPVHSVAFNPWDAGELACVGQGGVTLWLLQQRGGDVSLQVHQEPIPEEVGGCELTSLCYGTTPLLYCGSNAGQVCVWDVCASRCFLAWEADDGEIGVLLCSGARLVSGSNTRRLRLWAVGAVPELRRKGSGARSSSVIMEHELTLDGAVVSAVFHESMDMGVVGTTAGTLWYISWAEGTSTRLISGHRSKVNEVVFSPSESHCATCSDDGSVRVWSVASMELLIQFQVLSQSCLCLSWSPPSCERPEQQRVAAGYSDGTLRLFSIPRIAMELKMHPHLAALTAIAFSADGQTILSGDKDGLVAVSHPRTGMTFRVLSDHRGAPICTIQSTRREYGDFGAEGVDLWLAASGDQQVSVWASNWLQDCCELVDWLSFPAPALTEVPGCLPPSLTAFCPWDEALLVCAGLGVHHEVVFYSLRQKQVMEKIPLPFLAMSMSLSPGAHLMAIGFSERVLRLVDCASGAVQDFAGHDDSVHLCRFAPSARLLFTAAHNEILVWEVTGH, from the exons ATGGCCCGAG TGTGGCAGCAGCCGTTCCTCAACGTCTTCAGACACTTCAAGGTGGACGAGTGGAAGCGGTCCTCTAAGGAGGGCGACGTGGCCGTCGTGACG GACAAGACCCTCAAGTGCACGGTGTACCGCGTGCGGGGCCCTGTCTCTGCTGGCAATTACATCCAGCTCCCCAAAACCAGCACCCAGTCCCTGGGGCTGACCGGACGCTACCTGTACGTGCTCTTTCGGCCCCTGGCCGCCAAGCATTTCGTCATTCACCTGGACCTGTGTACCGAG GACAGCCAGGTCATCCGAGTATCGTTCTCCAATTTCTTCAAGGAGTTCAAGTCCACAGCCACATGGCTTCAGTTTCCTTTCATCTGTGAGACTGGGACACCCAGGAAAG GTGTGGGCTCCCCAGGTGCCCGCTGGACCTGCCTGCAGCTTGACCTTCATGACATTCTCTTGGTCTACCTTAACCGACGCTACAATCACCTCAAGAGCATCAGACTGTGTGCTAGCCTGTTGGTCAGGAACCTCTACACCAGTGACCTGTGCTTCGATCCCG CTGTCACTGTCGCTGAAGCCCGGCATGCAAAACTGCCCATCACCCCCATACCTCGAGAAATGGCATTCCCGCTGTCAAAAGGGGAGAGCTGGCATGACCACTATGTCCACATCCG GTTTCCAAGCGACAGCTCAAAGACACCCTCCGAGGCCTTTCAGAAGAGCTGTTCCCCTTCTGAGGCAG TCTTAGCGGGGCCTGTGCCGCGGCTTCTCCCTCACCCAGCGGCCTTCAGCAAGCCTGTTCAGGACAGCCTGGCCCTCATGGTCCAGAAGCATGGTCCCACAGCC TCCCGCCAGGCCCCCTCTGTGCCCAGGCCCCTTCCAGAAGTCAGCATGTCCTCTGAGCACTCCGATGTCTCTAGTGTGGGTCGCCCCAGTGGCCGTAGCCAGGAGCCCTTGGCCTGGGTGGAGCCCACTGACAAGCACGTGGCCAGTGACAGCCTTCACGTGTCTGTGCATCAGACGACTATGGAGCCCACGACCCCAGAGGATGCGTCCCCACAAGAG TCTCTTGGCAGAAAGCAGAACCAACAGGAGGTGGCTTTGGGCAACAATCGTTTTCAACAAAGA AGCTTCCTCCCGGATCCGGTCCTGAGGCTCAAGGGGGTCATCGGCTTTGGGGGTCACAGCACCAAATGG GCCCTGTGGACCCGGGATGGGGCCGCCGTTGTGTACCCTTGCCATGCGGTCATCGTCGTCCTGTGTGTCAACACCCGGGAGCAGCGTCTCTTCCTTGGCCACACAGACAAG GTCTCTACCCTGGCATTGGACGGGAGTGGTTCCCTGCTGGCCTCAGCCCAGGCACGGCCCCACAGCATGCTGCGTCTGTGGGACTTCCAGACCGGGGAGTGCCTGTCCCTGTTCCAGAGCCCAGTCCACACCGTCTGCTCCCTCAG CTTCTCTGACAGCGGGGAGGTGCTCTGTGGTGTCGGCAAGGACCGCCACGGGCGGATG ACGGTGGTGGTGTGGGGCACGGCCCAGGTGGGGCGAGGCGGAGAGGCCGTCATCCTCACCAAGGTGCACAGCGACGTTGACATCCAGGCATTCGAGGTGGCCTTTTTCGATGAAACCAG GATGGCATCGTGCGGGCGGGGCAGCGTGCGGCTGTGGCGGCTGCGAGGTGGGGGACTGCGCTCCTGCCCCGTGGACCTGGGGGAGCACCACGCGCTGGAGTTCACTGACCTGGCCTTCAGGCAGGCCCAGGACAGCCACACACT CTACGTCTGCAGCCGCAGCGGCCACATCCTGGAGATTGACCACCAGCACATGTCTGTGCGGCGCGCTCGCTGCCTCCTGCCCACGCAGACCCCCGGTGGCCCCCTCCCACAGAAGCAGACCTTCAGTTCAG gccctggcattGCCATCAGCAGCCTCAGCGTCTCCCAGGCCAAGTGTGCCGTGGGCTCCGAGGACGGCTACCTGCGCCTCTGGGCCCTGGACTTCTCCTCTGTGCTCTTGGAGGCAG AGCATGAGGGCCCCATCAGCTCCGTCCGCATCAGCCCTGACGGCCTGCGTGTGCTGTCCACCACCTCCTCGGGCCACCTGGGTTTCCTGGACATCCTGTCCCAGGAGTACAGCATGCTGGTGCGCTCCCACGCCGCCCCGGTGCTGGCCCTTGCCACTGAGTGCAGCCGGGGACAGCTGGCCACTGTGTCCCAGGACCACACTGTCCGCATCTGGGACCTAGCGACCCTGCAGCAG CTGTACGACTTCGCGTCTCTGGAGGAGGCCCCGTGTGCTGTTGCCTTCCACCCTACCCAGCCTACCTTCTTCTGTGGCTTCAGCAGCGGGGCTGTCCGCTCCTTCAGCCTGGAGACCACTGAGATCCTAGTGGAGCACAG GTGTCACCGCGGAGCCATCACCAGCCTGGCCGCCAGCCCCAACGGCAGCTTCCTGTTCAGCTCCTGCTCTCGGGGCTCCCTGGCCCAGTACCATAGCGGCGTGCCCCGGTGCCGCATCCTTCGTGTGGCAG CTAACGTGGTGTGCCAGGAGGCCTGCCCGAGCCCCAGTGCCCTGGTGGTCAGTGGGGACAGCCGCCTGCTGGCCTTTGTAGGTCCCTCCAAGTACACGGTGACCGTCATGGACACAACCTCACTGGATGAG CTGCTGAGGGTTGACATCAGCACTCTGGACCTGGCTGGCAGCCGCCTGGACTCGGCTGTGGCCGTCTGCTTTGGCCCTGCACCCCCTGGCCATTTGCTGGTGTCCACGTCCTCTAACATGGTTGCAGTGCTAGATGCCACGTCGGGCCGCTTGGTCCGGGAG CTGTCCTGTGTCCCCCCTGCGGCCTGCTCTGTCCTAGCTCTTAGCGGGGATGGCCGTTTTCTGCTCACAGCCGCCCACCGGGCCATCAAGGTGTGGGACTACTCAGCACAGGCCGGCCCTGGCTGCCAG GTGTACATCGGCCACTCAGAGCCTGTGCGGGCCGTGGCTTTCACCCCTGGCCAGCAGCAGCTCCTTAGTGTGGGAGACGCCATCTTTCTCTGGGACGTTCTGGCCCCCTCTGAGAAGTCCCCTCCGGGAAG TGTCCAAGGCTCTCCCGGGGCCCCCCCAACCTGCGAAGCTG GCTTGGGTACAAGACAGCTGGAGGACATGGTGTCCGGGGCCAATGGTCTTCCCCGGCAGCAGGTGCCCATGCCATCCCAGGTGTCCCCACCCTGGCTGGACATCTGTGCCAGGCCCCCCAAGGACCATGATG GCGCTTTCTCCATGTCAGATGAGAGCCGTGGCCCTGAGGGTCTCCGCCAGGCCTCAGGCCTACCTGTGCTGGTGCAGAAGGAGGCTGGCAGGGCCGGTGATGGGGCCAGGGGGGTCAAGGGGAGCCCCTGGGACCTTGGCAGGCCTCTCCACCCCCGTGGTTGGCCCA ATGCCTGCAGCACTGGAAGAGCCAGGGCCCAGCCCCCAACTCGCCCAGACTCCTATCGGCATTTCACAGCTCGCTACAAGGCCTCCCTGCTGGCCAAG GGCCTCTCCTTCCCTGCTGTCGGCGATGAGCGGCTGCACCTGAAGGCCGTCATGGGTTACAACGGGAATGGGCGCGCCAACCTGGTCTGGAGGCCGGACACAG GCTTCTTCGCCTACACATGTGGTCgcctggtggtggtggaggacCTGCACTCTGGTGTCCAGCAGCACTGGCTTGGCCACACTGAGGAGATCTCCACGCTGGCCCTCAGCCACGATGCCCAG GTGCTGGCATCTGCCTCAGGCCGAAGCAGCACTGCCTCCCGCTGCCAGATCCGTGTCTGGGACGTGCCGGGGGGCTCCTGTCGGCAGCTCCTTTCTCACCACGACACAGCTGTCCAGGCCCTGGCTTTCTCACCAGACGACAGGCTCCTCGTCACACTGG GGGACTATGGCGACCGCACCCTGGCCCTGTGGAGCACGGCCACCTACGAGCTTGTGTCCTCCACGTGCCTCCCAGAGCCAGTACACAGCGTGGCCTTCAACCCCTGGGACGCCGGCGAGCTCGCCTGCGTGGGCCAGGGTGGTGTCACCCTGTGGCTCCTGCAGCAGCGTGGGGGTGACGTCAGCCTCCAG GTCCACCAAGAGCCCATCCctgaggaggtgggggggtgCGAGCTGACCTCTCTCTGCTACGGGACCACACCCCTGCTCTACTGCGGCTCCAATGCTGGCCAGGTGTGTGTTTGGGACGTGTGTGCCAGCCGCTGCTTCCTGGCCTGGGAGGCGGACGACGGTGAGATCG GAGTGCTGCTGTGCTCGGGCGCGCGTCTGGTCAGTGGCAGCAACACCAGGCGGCTGCGCCTATGGGCCGTGGGGGCCGTGCCGGAGCTGAGGCGCAAGGGCTCCGGGGCCAG GTCTAGCTCTGTGATTATGGAGCATGAGCTGACCCTTGACGGGGCCGTCGTGAGTGCGGTCTTCCACGAAAGCATGGACATGGGTGTGGTGGGCACCACGGCAGGCACGCTCTGGTACATCAGCTGGGCTGAGGGCACCAGCACCCGCCTCATCAGCGGCCACCGGAGCAAG GTGAACGAGGTGGTCTTCAGCCCCAGCGAGTCCCACTGTGCCACGTGCAGTGACGATGGGAGCGTGAGGGTGTGGAGCGTGGCCAGCATGGAGCTGCTGATCCAGTTCCAGGTGCTCAGCCAG AGCTGCCTCTGCCTGTCTTGGAGCCCCCCATCCTGTGAACGCCCAGAACAGCAGCGGGTGGCAGCAGGCTACAGTGATGGCACGCTGCGGCTCTTCAGCATCCCCCGCATAGCGATGGAGCTCAAGATGCATCCCCACTTGGCTGCACTGACGGCCATCGCCTTCTCTGCTGACG GTCAGACCATCCTCTCCGGAGACAAGGATGGGCTCGTGGCTGTGAGTCACCCTCGCACGGGGATGACCTTCCGTGTGCTGAGTGACCATCGGGGAGCCCCGATCTGCACCATCCAGAGCACGAGAAGAGAG TATGGAGACTTCGGGGCAGAGGGTGTGGACCTGTGGCTGGCTGCTAGCGGGGACCAGCAGGTCAGCGTTTGGGCCTCCAACTGGCTGCAGGACTGCTGTGAGCTCGTGGACTGGCTGAGCTTCCCAGCGCCCGCCCTCACGGAG GTTCCCGGCTGCCTTCCGCCCTCCCTCACCGCCTTCTGCCCCTGGGATGAGGCGCTGCTGGTGTGTGCGGGCCTTGGTGTGCACCATGAGGTGGTCTTCTACAGCCTCCGCCAGAAGCAG GTGATGGAGAAGATCCCACTGCCTTTCTTGGCTATGTCCATGAGCCTGTCCCCTGGGGCCCACCTTATGGCCATTGGCTTCtctg AGCGTGTGCTGAGGCTGGTGGACTGTGCGTCGGGGGCTGTGCAGGACTTTGCTGGCCATGATGACTCGGTGCACCTGTGCAGGTTTGCCCCGTCTGCTCGGCTGCTCTTCACGGCAGCCCACAATGAGATACTGGTGTGGGAAGTCACAGGCCACTGA
- the WDR90 gene encoding WD repeat-containing protein 90 isoform X10, with protein sequence MARVWQQPFLNVFRHFKVDEWKRSSKEGDVAVVTDKTLKCTVYRVRGPVSAGNYIQLPKTSTQSLGLTGRYLYVLFRPLAAKHFVIHLDLCTEDSQVIRVSFSNFFKEFKSTATWLQFPFICETGTPRKGVGSPGARWTCLQLDLHDILLVYLNRRYNHLKSIRLCASLLVRNLYTSDLCFDPAVTVAEARHAKLPITPIPREMAFPLSKGESWHDHYVHIRFPSDSSKTPSEAFQKSCSPSEAVLAGPVPRLLPHPAAFSKPVQDSLALMVQKHGPTASRQAPSVPRPLPEVSMSSEHSDVSSVGRPSGRSQEPLAWVEPTDKHVASDSLHVSVHQTTMEPTTPEDASPQESLGRKQNQQEVALGNNRFQQRSFLPDPVLRLKGVIGFGGHSTKWALWTRDGAAVVYPCHAVIVVLCVNTREQRLFLGHTDKVSTLALDGSGSLLASAQARPHSMLRLWDFQTGECLSLFQSPVHTVCSLSFSDSGEVLCGVGKDRHGRMTVVVWGTAQVGRGGEAVILTKVHSDVDIQAFEVAFFDETRMASCGRGSVRLWRLRGGGLRSCPVDLGEHHALEFTDLAFRQAQDSHTLYVCSRSGHILEIDHQHMSVRRARCLLPTQTPGGPLPQKQTFSSGPGIAISSLSVSQAKCAVGSEDGYLRLWALDFSSVLLEAEHEGPISSVRISPDGLRVLSTTSSGHLGFLDILSQEYSMLVRSHAAPVLALATECSRGQLATVSQDHTVRIWDLATLQQLYDFASLEEAPCAVAFHPTQPTFFCGFSSGAVRSFSLETTEILVEHRCHRGAITSLAASPNGSFLFSSCSRGSLAQYHSGVPRCRILRVAANVVCQEACPSPSALVVSGDSRLLAFVGPSKYTVTVMDTTSLDELLRVDISTLDLAGSRLDSAVAVCFGPAPPGHLLVSTSSNMVAVLDATSGRLVRELLAGMAVFCSQPPTGPSRCGTTQHRPALAASVQGSPGAPPTCEAGLGTRQLEDMVSGANGLPRQQVPMPSQVSPPWLDICARPPKDHDGAFSMSDESRGPEGLRQASGLPVLVQKEAGRAGDGARGVKGSPWDLGRPLHPRGWPSGLRTDPDAPGRQGMVTYRANGEPKAPVGPDACSTGRARAQPPTRPDSYRHFTARYKASLLAKGLSFPAVGDERLHLKAVMGYNGNGRANLVWRPDTGFFAYTCGRLVVVEDLHSGVQQHWLGHTEEISTLALSHDAQVLASASGRSSTASRCQIRVWDVPGGSCRQLLSHHDTAVQALAFSPDDRLLVTLGDYGDRTLALWSTATYELVSSTCLPEPVHSVAFNPWDAGELACVGQGGVTLWLLQQRGGDVSLQVHQEPIPEEVGGCELTSLCYGTTPLLYCGSNAGQVCVWDVCASRCFLAWEADDGEIGVLLCSGARLVSGSNTRRLRLWAVGAVPELRRKGSGARSSSVIMEHELTLDGAVVSAVFHESMDMGVVGTTAGTLWYISWAEGTSTRLISGHRSKVNEVVFSPSESHCATCSDDGSVRVWSVASMELLIQFQVLSQSCLCLSWSPPSCERPEQQRVAAGYSDGTLRLFSIPRIAMELKMHPHLAALTAIAFSADGQTILSGDKDGLVAVSHPRTGMTFRVLSDHRGAPICTIQSTRREYGDFGAEGVDLWLAASGDQQVSVWASNWLQDCCELVDWLSFPAPALTEVPGCLPPSLTAFCPWDEALLVCAGLGVHHEVVFYSLRQKQVMEKIPLPFLAMSMSLSPGAHLMAIGFSERVLRLVDCASGAVQDFAGHDDSVHLCRFAPSARLLFTAAHNEILVWEVTGH encoded by the exons ATGGCCCGAG TGTGGCAGCAGCCGTTCCTCAACGTCTTCAGACACTTCAAGGTGGACGAGTGGAAGCGGTCCTCTAAGGAGGGCGACGTGGCCGTCGTGACG GACAAGACCCTCAAGTGCACGGTGTACCGCGTGCGGGGCCCTGTCTCTGCTGGCAATTACATCCAGCTCCCCAAAACCAGCACCCAGTCCCTGGGGCTGACCGGACGCTACCTGTACGTGCTCTTTCGGCCCCTGGCCGCCAAGCATTTCGTCATTCACCTGGACCTGTGTACCGAG GACAGCCAGGTCATCCGAGTATCGTTCTCCAATTTCTTCAAGGAGTTCAAGTCCACAGCCACATGGCTTCAGTTTCCTTTCATCTGTGAGACTGGGACACCCAGGAAAG GTGTGGGCTCCCCAGGTGCCCGCTGGACCTGCCTGCAGCTTGACCTTCATGACATTCTCTTGGTCTACCTTAACCGACGCTACAATCACCTCAAGAGCATCAGACTGTGTGCTAGCCTGTTGGTCAGGAACCTCTACACCAGTGACCTGTGCTTCGATCCCG CTGTCACTGTCGCTGAAGCCCGGCATGCAAAACTGCCCATCACCCCCATACCTCGAGAAATGGCATTCCCGCTGTCAAAAGGGGAGAGCTGGCATGACCACTATGTCCACATCCG GTTTCCAAGCGACAGCTCAAAGACACCCTCCGAGGCCTTTCAGAAGAGCTGTTCCCCTTCTGAGGCAG TCTTAGCGGGGCCTGTGCCGCGGCTTCTCCCTCACCCAGCGGCCTTCAGCAAGCCTGTTCAGGACAGCCTGGCCCTCATGGTCCAGAAGCATGGTCCCACAGCC TCCCGCCAGGCCCCCTCTGTGCCCAGGCCCCTTCCAGAAGTCAGCATGTCCTCTGAGCACTCCGATGTCTCTAGTGTGGGTCGCCCCAGTGGCCGTAGCCAGGAGCCCTTGGCCTGGGTGGAGCCCACTGACAAGCACGTGGCCAGTGACAGCCTTCACGTGTCTGTGCATCAGACGACTATGGAGCCCACGACCCCAGAGGATGCGTCCCCACAAGAG TCTCTTGGCAGAAAGCAGAACCAACAGGAGGTGGCTTTGGGCAACAATCGTTTTCAACAAAGA AGCTTCCTCCCGGATCCGGTCCTGAGGCTCAAGGGGGTCATCGGCTTTGGGGGTCACAGCACCAAATGG GCCCTGTGGACCCGGGATGGGGCCGCCGTTGTGTACCCTTGCCATGCGGTCATCGTCGTCCTGTGTGTCAACACCCGGGAGCAGCGTCTCTTCCTTGGCCACACAGACAAG GTCTCTACCCTGGCATTGGACGGGAGTGGTTCCCTGCTGGCCTCAGCCCAGGCACGGCCCCACAGCATGCTGCGTCTGTGGGACTTCCAGACCGGGGAGTGCCTGTCCCTGTTCCAGAGCCCAGTCCACACCGTCTGCTCCCTCAG CTTCTCTGACAGCGGGGAGGTGCTCTGTGGTGTCGGCAAGGACCGCCACGGGCGGATG ACGGTGGTGGTGTGGGGCACGGCCCAGGTGGGGCGAGGCGGAGAGGCCGTCATCCTCACCAAGGTGCACAGCGACGTTGACATCCAGGCATTCGAGGTGGCCTTTTTCGATGAAACCAG GATGGCATCGTGCGGGCGGGGCAGCGTGCGGCTGTGGCGGCTGCGAGGTGGGGGACTGCGCTCCTGCCCCGTGGACCTGGGGGAGCACCACGCGCTGGAGTTCACTGACCTGGCCTTCAGGCAGGCCCAGGACAGCCACACACT CTACGTCTGCAGCCGCAGCGGCCACATCCTGGAGATTGACCACCAGCACATGTCTGTGCGGCGCGCTCGCTGCCTCCTGCCCACGCAGACCCCCGGTGGCCCCCTCCCACAGAAGCAGACCTTCAGTTCAG gccctggcattGCCATCAGCAGCCTCAGCGTCTCCCAGGCCAAGTGTGCCGTGGGCTCCGAGGACGGCTACCTGCGCCTCTGGGCCCTGGACTTCTCCTCTGTGCTCTTGGAGGCAG AGCATGAGGGCCCCATCAGCTCCGTCCGCATCAGCCCTGACGGCCTGCGTGTGCTGTCCACCACCTCCTCGGGCCACCTGGGTTTCCTGGACATCCTGTCCCAGGAGTACAGCATGCTGGTGCGCTCCCACGCCGCCCCGGTGCTGGCCCTTGCCACTGAGTGCAGCCGGGGACAGCTGGCCACTGTGTCCCAGGACCACACTGTCCGCATCTGGGACCTAGCGACCCTGCAGCAG CTGTACGACTTCGCGTCTCTGGAGGAGGCCCCGTGTGCTGTTGCCTTCCACCCTACCCAGCCTACCTTCTTCTGTGGCTTCAGCAGCGGGGCTGTCCGCTCCTTCAGCCTGGAGACCACTGAGATCCTAGTGGAGCACAG GTGTCACCGCGGAGCCATCACCAGCCTGGCCGCCAGCCCCAACGGCAGCTTCCTGTTCAGCTCCTGCTCTCGGGGCTCCCTGGCCCAGTACCATAGCGGCGTGCCCCGGTGCCGCATCCTTCGTGTGGCAG CTAACGTGGTGTGCCAGGAGGCCTGCCCGAGCCCCAGTGCCCTGGTGGTCAGTGGGGACAGCCGCCTGCTGGCCTTTGTAGGTCCCTCCAAGTACACGGTGACCGTCATGGACACAACCTCACTGGATGAG CTGCTGAGGGTTGACATCAGCACTCTGGACCTGGCTGGCAGCCGCCTGGACTCGGCTGTGGCCGTCTGCTTTGGCCCTGCACCCCCTGGCCATTTGCTGGTGTCCACGTCCTCTAACATGGTTGCAGTGCTAGATGCCACGTCGGGCCGCTTGGTCCGGGAG CTCTTAGCGGGGATGGCCGTTTTCTGCTCACAGCCGCCCACCGGGCCATCAAGGTGTGGGACTACTCAGCACAGGCCGGCCCTGGCTGCCAG TGTCCAAGGCTCTCCCGGGGCCCCCCCAACCTGCGAAGCTG GCTTGGGTACAAGACAGCTGGAGGACATGGTGTCCGGGGCCAATGGTCTTCCCCGGCAGCAGGTGCCCATGCCATCCCAGGTGTCCCCACCCTGGCTGGACATCTGTGCCAGGCCCCCCAAGGACCATGATG GCGCTTTCTCCATGTCAGATGAGAGCCGTGGCCCTGAGGGTCTCCGCCAGGCCTCAGGCCTACCTGTGCTGGTGCAGAAGGAGGCTGGCAGGGCCGGTGATGGGGCCAGGGGGGTCAAGGGGAGCCCCTGGGACCTTGGCAGGCCTCTCCACCCCCGTGGTTGGCCCA GTGGCCTAAGGACAGACCCGGATGCCCCTGGCAGACAAGGGATGGTCACCTACAGGGCAAATGGAGAGCCCAAGGCTCCTGTTGGGCCAG ATGCCTGCAGCACTGGAAGAGCCAGGGCCCAGCCCCCAACTCGCCCAGACTCCTATCGGCATTTCACAGCTCGCTACAAGGCCTCCCTGCTGGCCAAG GGCCTCTCCTTCCCTGCTGTCGGCGATGAGCGGCTGCACCTGAAGGCCGTCATGGGTTACAACGGGAATGGGCGCGCCAACCTGGTCTGGAGGCCGGACACAG GCTTCTTCGCCTACACATGTGGTCgcctggtggtggtggaggacCTGCACTCTGGTGTCCAGCAGCACTGGCTTGGCCACACTGAGGAGATCTCCACGCTGGCCCTCAGCCACGATGCCCAG GTGCTGGCATCTGCCTCAGGCCGAAGCAGCACTGCCTCCCGCTGCCAGATCCGTGTCTGGGACGTGCCGGGGGGCTCCTGTCGGCAGCTCCTTTCTCACCACGACACAGCTGTCCAGGCCCTGGCTTTCTCACCAGACGACAGGCTCCTCGTCACACTGG GGGACTATGGCGACCGCACCCTGGCCCTGTGGAGCACGGCCACCTACGAGCTTGTGTCCTCCACGTGCCTCCCAGAGCCAGTACACAGCGTGGCCTTCAACCCCTGGGACGCCGGCGAGCTCGCCTGCGTGGGCCAGGGTGGTGTCACCCTGTGGCTCCTGCAGCAGCGTGGGGGTGACGTCAGCCTCCAG GTCCACCAAGAGCCCATCCctgaggaggtgggggggtgCGAGCTGACCTCTCTCTGCTACGGGACCACACCCCTGCTCTACTGCGGCTCCAATGCTGGCCAGGTGTGTGTTTGGGACGTGTGTGCCAGCCGCTGCTTCCTGGCCTGGGAGGCGGACGACGGTGAGATCG GAGTGCTGCTGTGCTCGGGCGCGCGTCTGGTCAGTGGCAGCAACACCAGGCGGCTGCGCCTATGGGCCGTGGGGGCCGTGCCGGAGCTGAGGCGCAAGGGCTCCGGGGCCAG GTCTAGCTCTGTGATTATGGAGCATGAGCTGACCCTTGACGGGGCCGTCGTGAGTGCGGTCTTCCACGAAAGCATGGACATGGGTGTGGTGGGCACCACGGCAGGCACGCTCTGGTACATCAGCTGGGCTGAGGGCACCAGCACCCGCCTCATCAGCGGCCACCGGAGCAAG GTGAACGAGGTGGTCTTCAGCCCCAGCGAGTCCCACTGTGCCACGTGCAGTGACGATGGGAGCGTGAGGGTGTGGAGCGTGGCCAGCATGGAGCTGCTGATCCAGTTCCAGGTGCTCAGCCAG AGCTGCCTCTGCCTGTCTTGGAGCCCCCCATCCTGTGAACGCCCAGAACAGCAGCGGGTGGCAGCAGGCTACAGTGATGGCACGCTGCGGCTCTTCAGCATCCCCCGCATAGCGATGGAGCTCAAGATGCATCCCCACTTGGCTGCACTGACGGCCATCGCCTTCTCTGCTGACG GTCAGACCATCCTCTCCGGAGACAAGGATGGGCTCGTGGCTGTGAGTCACCCTCGCACGGGGATGACCTTCCGTGTGCTGAGTGACCATCGGGGAGCCCCGATCTGCACCATCCAGAGCACGAGAAGAGAG TATGGAGACTTCGGGGCAGAGGGTGTGGACCTGTGGCTGGCTGCTAGCGGGGACCAGCAGGTCAGCGTTTGGGCCTCCAACTGGCTGCAGGACTGCTGTGAGCTCGTGGACTGGCTGAGCTTCCCAGCGCCCGCCCTCACGGAG GTTCCCGGCTGCCTTCCGCCCTCCCTCACCGCCTTCTGCCCCTGGGATGAGGCGCTGCTGGTGTGTGCGGGCCTTGGTGTGCACCATGAGGTGGTCTTCTACAGCCTCCGCCAGAAGCAG GTGATGGAGAAGATCCCACTGCCTTTCTTGGCTATGTCCATGAGCCTGTCCCCTGGGGCCCACCTTATGGCCATTGGCTTCtctg AGCGTGTGCTGAGGCTGGTGGACTGTGCGTCGGGGGCTGTGCAGGACTTTGCTGGCCATGATGACTCGGTGCACCTGTGCAGGTTTGCCCCGTCTGCTCGGCTGCTCTTCACGGCAGCCCACAATGAGATACTGGTGTGGGAAGTCACAGGCCACTGA